Proteins co-encoded in one Uloborus diversus isolate 005 chromosome 9, Udiv.v.3.1, whole genome shotgun sequence genomic window:
- the LOC129230270 gene encoding LOW QUALITY PROTEIN: sodium-dependent glucose transporter 1-like (The sequence of the model RefSeq protein was modified relative to this genomic sequence to represent the inferred CDS: deleted 2 bases in 2 codons) produces LQGMCFAIPGPTLLDLQHIRTDTEHIAFFYTGRSIEFLIGSLAVCNVFLLNLWGKESAPYYQALHFAFGLGGLLSPLIAAPFLRNYNELKSENEYSEKDEAKNGKRQNPLFFFAIVGLVFALLFIQTGAEIGYAQMLTPYAVKGKLKLTTATGSYMTSAFWAAFTVSRFLCVFLAIKLTSLTLIIYNFIVTSVAAAILTALSNYEWALWLSSVLYGIGIASFFPAAIAWFETHINVTNKIASIFVCSAAFDELAIPFIVRFNIETTPEVFIYVVPASCVCSGFIVLILYLIFRNKKPTLPVEKQHSSSNIDIVPAVF; encoded by the exons ttACAGGGAATGTGCTTTGCCATACCTGGACCAACGTTACTGGATTTGCAACATATAAGAACAGACACGGAACATATAGCTTTTTTTTACACAGGAAGATCAATTGAATTCTTAATTGGTTCATTGGCTG tttgcaATGTTTTCTTACTGAACTTGTGG GGTAAAGAGAGTGCTCCTTATTATCAAGCGCTGCACTTTGCTTTTGGTCTTGGAGGTCTCCTATCTCCATTGATTGCCGCACCTTTTCTGCGAAATTACAATGAACTCAAAAGCGAAA ATGAATACAGTGAAAAAGATGAAGCAAAGAATGGCAAAAGGCAAAACCCgctctttttctttgcaattgtCGGCCTGGTTTTCGCATTGTTGTTTATTCAAACTGGTGCAGAAATAGGTTATGCACAGATGCTAACACCATATGCAGTGAAAGGAAAGTTGAAACTGACAACAGCTACTGGATCTTACATGACTTCTGCGTTTTGGGCTGCATTTACCGTTTCTAGATTTTTATGTGTCTTTCTCGCAATCAAACTCACCAGTTTGACTTTGATAATATACAATTTTATCGTCACATCTGTTGCTGCTGCGATCCTAACAGCACTTTCGAACTATGAGTGGGCATTATGGCTCTCCTCAGTACTATATGGGATTGGAATAGCTTCG TTTTTTCCGGCCGCGATTGCGTGGTTCGAAACGCATATCAACGTCACGAACAAAATCGCTAGTATTTTTGTGTGTAGTGCTGCTTTTGACGAACTGGCAATACCTTttatagtccg CTTCAATATTGAGACTACGCCTGAAGTCTTCATATACGTTGTGCCAGCAAGTTGTGTATGTTCTGGTTTCATAGTACTCATTCtctatttaatttttagaaataaaaaacctACACTACCCGTGGAAAAGCAGCATTCTTCTTCTAACATTGATATTGTACCAGCAGTGTTTTAG